The region GTTGGTTCGCTGGCGGTTTCGGGTTGATCCCCCAATGCCGTCAACTGGTTTTCAACGATCTGAATACTATTGGCATTGGTCGTACGCGCTGCATCAAATTGCATGCGCCAATCGACCAATTGCTGGCGTAACTCTTCCAGTGCCACATCAGAGGCTCGCCCAGCTTCGACGGCTTCAGAAGCCCGGGTCGCAACGTTTTGCCAAAGCGTATAGTCTGGCGCATCCCCGGTTTGCGCCCAAAGAGAAACCGCGCTGCTTATCAGCAGCACGGTTACAATAATCAGACGCAATGCGTGGCGCATCTTGACCTCAAACGTCCTGGAAGACACCCGGAATGCTGCGGGGCCCTTCGTTGAGCCAGCTTGGTACTGGCAGGCCCTTTTCCTTAAGGAAGTCTGGGTTGAACATCTTGGATTGATAGCGGGTGCCATAGTCACAAAGCACAGTCACGATCGTGTGGCCCGGACCCATTTCCTTGGCCATCTTGATGGCTCCAGCCACGTTAATGCCAGAGGAGCCGCCAAGGCAAAGGCCTTCGCGTTGCAACAGGTCATAGGCCACAGGTAAGGCTTCGTCGTCGGTGGCCTGATACATCATGTCAGGCTTGAAACCTTCAAGATTGGCAGTGATGCGCCCCTGCCCGATGCCTTCGGTGATCGAGGTGCCTTCGGCCGCCGGGGTGCCATCGCGGAAGATCGTGAACATGCCGGATCCCATTGGGTCGACCAAGGCCACTTTGACGCCTTTGGGCTGCAGCGCCTGACCAACGCCTGCCAAAGTACCACCAGAGCCAACCGCACAGACAAAGCCATCGACTTTGCCCTCGGTTTGTTCCCAGATTTCCGGGCCGGTGGTTTCAACATGCGCCTGCCGGTTGGCCACATTGTCAAACTGATTGGCCCAGATTGCGCCATTGGATTCGGACTTGGCCAGTTCCTTGGCCAGACGCCCGGAATAACGCACATAGTTGTTTGGGTTTTTATATGGTGCCGCTGGAACCTGAACCAATTCGGCCCCTGCCAAACGGATCATGTCTTTCTTTTCCTGACTTTGAGTTTCAGGAATCACAATCACGGTACGAAAGCCCATCGAGGCGCCAACCAATGCGAGGCCAATGCCCGTATTGCCCGCTGTGCCTTCGACAATGGTGCCACCGGGACGCAATTCGCCGCGGGCCACTGCATCTTTGATGATATACAGCGCCGCGCGGTCTTTGACCGACTGACCGGGGTTCATGAATTCTGCCTTGCCGTAAATCTCACAGCCGGTTTCTTCGCTGGCCTTGTTCAGACGGATCAAAGGAGTGTTCCCGATCGCATCTGCCAGATCTCGTGCAATACGCATTATTCGCGCCTTTCTTCTTCTCAACTTAACGCATGTCTATGGTGCCAGCGGGCGGAACTCAAGACTTTGCGCGCAATCGGTCGCGGTGACGTGACAACCAAAGGGCAGCAAGCACCAGCGGGGCGTTTGCCGCCTGCATGCTATCCACAAGCTCCATCAGCCGTTTGAAATCAAACAAGTATGACTTGATGTCTTCGGCTTCGCTGTCCAAGCCGGCAATGCCCGCCACGCTGTCGGGCAGATCTGCCTCGGCCACATAAACAAAGAAATACTCGGTGCTGCATCCAGGTGAGGCATAAC is a window of Cognatishimia sp. WU-CL00825 DNA encoding:
- a CDS encoding cysteine synthase A, whose translation is MRIARDLADAIGNTPLIRLNKASEETGCEIYGKAEFMNPGQSVKDRAALYIIKDAVARGELRPGGTIVEGTAGNTGIGLALVGASMGFRTVIVIPETQSQEKKDMIRLAGAELVQVPAAPYKNPNNYVRYSGRLAKELAKSESNGAIWANQFDNVANRQAHVETTGPEIWEQTEGKVDGFVCAVGSGGTLAGVGQALQPKGVKVALVDPMGSGMFTIFRDGTPAAEGTSITEGIGQGRITANLEGFKPDMMYQATDDEALPVAYDLLQREGLCLGGSSGINVAGAIKMAKEMGPGHTIVTVLCDYGTRYQSKMFNPDFLKEKGLPVPSWLNEGPRSIPGVFQDV